DNA from Candidatus Bathyarchaeota archaeon:
TAACCGTATATGCTGTTATATTAGATATTTCGAGAACAAATTCCCTTCTTCATGACATCGAAAATACAAAAAACGTAGCATCAAATATTCAATATATAATGGAAGGTTGCAAACCCTGCCCAACAATCTCTTGTAATCATCAGTCAAGCAGATTTACACCTACTCTTTCCGCAATCGCCTGAATCTCTTTCCACGTCCTCTCAGGCACGTATATCCCTTCTTTCGATCTTTTCTCCAGCATCCTGTATTCTAATTCACCGGGGATCAGTATCTCACTGTATCCCGGTCTAAGCTTAGAGGATTTTACGGCTTTTATTAAACCATCAACTCTTCTTTTAAATTCTTCTGGTTGCATGAAATTGCTGATATTTATTGCTTGAAAGAAGACTCCATTGCCAAATTTCTCATCCTCGTAGGCGCATCCAGCTCCCGAAAGGATGCCAGCGAGGATCTCTACAACAATCGCTAAACCAAATCCTTTATGCCCAGCAATATCGCCTCCCATTGGAAGAATCGCTCCGCCCCTATAAAGGTCTTCAGGATTAGTTGATAAATTTCCTTCACCATCTATAATATATCCCAGAGGCAACTTTTCCCCTTTATGTAAGGCAATTCTAATCTTTCCTTCAGCGCATGCGCTGGTTGACATATCGAGGATTAGGGGCATACCACTTCCGGTTGGAAAAGCATAGCTTAACGGTGCGGTACTAAGCACCCTCTCTCTTCCACCATGAGGAGCCACCATCCGAGTCGAATTTACCATCGCAACGCCAATCATGTTATACTTTGAGGCCATCTCCGTGTAATCTGCCAGTCTCCCTATGTGATAAAGATTGAAGGCACAAACTGTGCTTATACCATTCTCTTTTGCCTTCTGGATGGCTATCTCCATAGATTTCTTTGCGACAACTTGCCCGAAACCCCAGTTTCCATTTATAAGCGCAGTTGATGGTGTTTCTCTCACAACCTCGATCTGCGCGCCTGGTTTCACCTTACCTTTCTGGATGGCATCTACATATTGGATTATGCGTATCACACCGTGCGAATCCTGTCCAACCATGTTTGCTCTAACTAGTAGATCAGCAATCAGCTTTGATTCATCCTCGGGGACACCTGCAGCCTCGAAAACCCTGATGCCTACATCGATTAAGTATTTTGCTGGGAAAATAGGCAATTCAGATCCTCCTCTCATTGGGCAAATTCGTCATTTATCATATAAATCTTGTCTGTTATGATGAGACTGTAAAGCTTTATATCTCATAGTCGTTGCTATCTTTTCAGTATCAGAAATACTGGGATGGTGAATTTGAAGCTAATCTATGTTGTGATAGATGGTTTAGGCGATCTTCCCCTCAAAGTATTGGACAACCAAACACCATTAGAGTACGCTGAAACTCCGAACCTAGACTTCTTAGCAAGCATC
Protein-coding regions in this window:
- a CDS encoding Ldh family oxidoreductase; this encodes MPIFPAKYLIDVGIRVFEAAGVPEDESKLIADLLVRANMVGQDSHGVIRIIQYVDAIQKGKVKPGAQIEVVRETPSTALINGNWGFGQVVAKKSMEIAIQKAKENGISTVCAFNLYHIGRLADYTEMASKYNMIGVAMVNSTRMVAPHGGRERVLSTAPLSYAFPTGSGMPLILDMSTSACAEGKIRIALHKGEKLPLGYIIDGEGNLSTNPEDLYRGGAILPMGGDIAGHKGFGLAIVVEILAGILSGAGCAYEDEKFGNGVFFQAINISNFMQPEEFKRRVDGLIKAVKSSKLRPGYSEILIPGELEYRMLEKRSKEGIYVPERTWKEIQAIAERVGVNLLD